The following are encoded together in the Panicum virgatum strain AP13 chromosome 6K, P.virgatum_v5, whole genome shotgun sequence genome:
- the LOC120713869 gene encoding uncharacterized protein LOC120713869, with amino-acid sequence MAKAARTIHHPLLFVFVLISLLATLGAAGGRRCPPVPSMTAEGACTAVSGTRHMRGLCLRTLRAGAGAGAAAPVTQHAAAAVRAALDAYAATVAAATSLLDGGAVPADDEKAAFGACMVGYGRARGAMARVADELAGGGCDGPAGDLRAGYTAGLRGMDACRRGLLSYPASPLYSRNLADRNVTLLAALLCSLVPA; translated from the coding sequence ATGGCCAAAGCAGCAAGAACCATCCACCACCCTCTCCTCTTCGTCTTCGTCCTCATCTCGCTGCTCGCCACCCTCGGCGCGGCTGGCGGCCGCCGGTGCCCTCCTGTCCCGTCCATGACCGCCGAGGGCGCGTGCACCGCGGTCTCCGGGACGCGCCACATGCGCGGGCTCTGCCTCCGCACGCTTCGcgctggcgcgggcgcgggcgcggcggcgcccgtcaCCCagcacgccgcggcggccgtgcgCGCCGCGCTCGACGCCTACGCCGCCACGGTTGCCGCGGCGACGTCgctgctcgacggcggcgcggtgccggCCGACGACGAGAAGGCCGCGTTCGGCGCCTGCATGGTGGGGTACGGGCGCGCCCGCGGGGCCATGGCCCGCGTCGCCGACGaactggcgggcggcggctgcgacggcCCCGCCGGCGACCTCAGGGCGGGCTACACGGCGGGGCTCCGCGGCATGGACGCCTGCAGGAGGGGCCTGCTCAGTTACCCGGCGTCGCCGTTGTACTCCAGGAACCTCGCCGACCGGAACGTGACCTTGCTCGCCGCCTTGCTCTGCAGCCTGGTGCCGGCTTGA